The following nucleotide sequence is from Apodemus sylvaticus chromosome 2, mApoSyl1.1, whole genome shotgun sequence.
GAGCTGCCATTCCTTTGCATCCTCCAGCATTGTGCAGAGTTTATCTGGCTTGAAGTAACTCTGGGATCCATTTGCAGTCACAAGAATAACTATCTCATACACCAACAGTACTTTTCCATCCTGACTGGTTGTTGAATATAAATAATATTCTGGTGTTCcccaattatttttgttgcagCAATAATCCAAATGTATCATTGCAGAATTAAAATTACTGGATTTTAAAGAATACATACTAATTGGGGTAAGCTTTGTTCCAGGAATAAAAGGGTAAGTACATCTTCCAATCTCAGAAGTTTTGGACTATGCTGACCATTGAAAACTGTGGGGAGAGTTGGTGGCTTGCCTAGACTTTGGAGTGACTCTCTTCCTTGTTAGCATACACAAGTAGTTTTTCCAAATTGGGGCTGATCTGGCCATTAAGATGCTGTCATCaagtattttccttatttactggCTTTGCCAGGGTTACCTTAATACTGGCTCCATCAATGTATTTTTCATTCATAACAGACATACCAACCACTGCATCTTCTTGGTTGAAAAAGTGAAAAATGCATAATCTCTAAATTTCTTTACTCATTCCACTGCATCAGGCTTGAATTTATTGAATTCTGCCTTAATTGTTTCCTCTGTAGCTCAGATCATTAGATTTCTTACATAGAGAACTTTAACTCTCTGCATGGTTTCCTCATTAACTTCCTTCTCTGGATCAACCTAATCTACCTGAATGGTGTGGTCTCAGAGTTGAAATGTTCCTGTAGTCAACTTTCTCCTGGCCATAGCTGCAACTCGGTGGGACTCATACTCAACAAAGGCAAAACCACGGTTCTTGGTTTTGTCAGTTGCACTTGGATAGACAATCACACCTAAAACACCTTCTGaaactttttttatttcatccaaaatttcttctgttttcttttctttgggagTTGCTCTGATAAATAATCTGCAATTAtccaagcttacacatacaccaaTAAACTTACCTGGTCAAATCTCATAATTGTTAAGAATCTGGATGGATAATTGGGCTTCTTCTTTAGTAGTATACATCACAAAAGCGTAACCTCTATTTTCAAAACTAAATTCCATCATTAGTTGAAATTCACATATTTTTCCAGCTCTTTCAAATACAGGAACCAATTTGTCTTCTACATGTCTTGCGGTATTTTTCCAACAAAAACTTCATATTCAGTTAGACCTTCCCAACCTGGAAGACGGCCACCAAATTTACTTTGCCCATTTTCTTGGACCATGTAGTAGCTGGTCTTTTCCATCAAAGCCAGCAATGCAGCTTCATTTTGAGTAGGGCCAGAATATCGATTAAGTCACTGATTTTGTACCTGGAATTATAAGTTTATCAAAGAAGGAGGATTTTGTGATATATTAAAAGCTAGAATTGGGGAGCATTGGAAGGGTGAAGTAGAAGCTTAATGTGATGGAAATTCCCTAGAATCTGTAAGGGTGACCCCAGGTAAGACTTCTAGCAATGCGGGATAAGGAGCTTGAACCAGGTATCCTTTGTAACTAAGCAAGTCTTCTAGTAGAGTGATTCGTACACAATTGCAGGCATAAAATCTTCAacctacaagatatgcagggaAAAACATGGAGCAAAAATTGCAGGAATGGCTAAcaaatgactggtccaacttgaaaTGGAAGTCCTtaccttttctgaagggaaatagagTAATAGATTTGGGGACAGGGGGATTGTAagtggggctgggaggagaggataAAGGGGACGCAATTGCTATTGGGATGTAATATATTAGAGAagactaaacaaataaaaaagcaagcaaacaaacaaacaaaaccaaacctccCCCAAACAATTATGAAGCTGGCATGGTGttgtactcctttaatcccaagactcaggaggctgagtcaactggatttctaagttcaaagccagcctcatctacagagtgtgttctaggacagctaaggctacacaaagaaaccaagtCTTGGAAGGacaacaacacaaaataaaatacaaaaagaaagagcCGTATGAGTTTTTAACTGCTTAAAATATCTTCAGTGGTCACCCTGCCCCCAAAACAAAACTGCAAATATTTTCCATCCAACAATCAATGCAAGAATTTACGAGTGAAAACTGTTTTCAGAGATCTCAAGATTACTACATCATGCTATTTCTTGTGACCATTCATTTCTCTGTACGTCTACCATGTCACTTTGACATCCGTGTCTTTCTTGTGGCAAATAAATTGCTTTAGTGCCTTCAAAGAAGCCTGCTTTAGCTGGCTGTTTGCTAGAATTAGGATAAATGAATGGCAGCAAGGATACAGACATGAAattatcaaacccaaaataaatagCAGTTTACTTTTATATTCCAAAAAGCTAAATGTTTCTCTGAAAATACCTATGAAATGCAAGATAAAAAggataataaaagaaattaaaactttcaTGACTTTCAGATGAACTTCTGTTTTAAGGCTTTTGAATCTTGAGACATACAACTGCATCttcctgttgtgtttccaaagTGAAATAATTAATAGGAAACATGTAATGATAGacactataaagaaaaatatggctCCCAGGTTGAGAAGAATGTGGTTTACAATGAACTCACTCTTAGAGAGGTAAAGCTGCCAGGAAGTATTTCTGTGTTGCATTTTAACATGTAACATCTTCACTATTTGTGGAAAAGCAACTGACCATGATATAAGCAAGCACCCCAGGAGAAAGATAAATATTGTATTGATTCTTCTCTTCAAGCAGAAGAAGATGTAGTGAGAAAAATTCGCTATCTTCAGGAGATAGAAGAGGTTGAGGCTGGTGGCAAACCATGTACTTGTGTGATTGGTAATCATCCACAGGTAAGCAATCACTATAATGTGGGCATCAGAGGCAACCATGTgtggagaaaataattttaaatatccaTCAGACATTATTATACATATGACACAGATTCTGCAAATAGCCAAGCCTGTGAAAATAAAGCCAGCAGTGGAGAACTTCTGTGTGACACAGTTAATGCAGTTTGCACACAGGATAAACCCATTCCCTAAAACGCCCAGCACTGAACCACTAGTTGCAAAACAAAGGAGGATTCCTTCTGCTATAGTCAGCATCTCTACAGATTCCTAAGGTTTGTTCTGCTGCAACTAtaactattttaacttttttttttttacctgttgcAGAATGTTGCTTATAATGGAAGCTTGACAGGTGAGTGTTTTTCTCCTGTCTTTAAAGACTTCAGAGTGGTCCAGTAATGCGTTTTAGTGGAATCAGAAATATCTTTATGGAGTTCCCTCTGTTCTTTAAGGCACATACTGTTTATAGAATATGTGCAGACTGatgtcttctttctgtttgttaATAAGCAAATGAAAGTTCTCATTTCATGGATTTACTTGGCCATCTGGCACTGTTTTGCATTTAATAAGCTGAATGGTGATATGGGAGTGCCAGACATACATTGACAGGATCCAAACCAACTGCTAACAAAAATTAGCACTGCACTTTATCCTTTCTCATAGCAACTCATTGTTATCTGGGCTTGGTAGAAACTGCCTAAACCTTTAACTCTTTGGGATGCTATGACATGGAAATCACTTATCCTAAGGGATCCAGACTTGTTTGCATAACAAAGTGAGAGTTCATGAACAAAAATAATGTTCACAAACTCTGAAATCTCCAACatcatacaaaaaacaaacaaaagggtaaaaattgttaattttcattattaaaatagtATATAGAACACTTGAATAAACCCCTCTTTTAAattgattaattttaattaaaatctaagTTTAGCTGTGGATAGTGCAAAATTtatgactttaaaaatgttttatatatttttgttggcATATGTTCAATGTATATAGGAATTTAGATTCCCAAAGAGAGTTTTATTCAAGTATCATGATGTATCTCCAGTTGATCCCATATTTGCGAAAATGATATTTTGGTTTATGGCTCAACTGAAATCCACTGTGTATATACATCACATTTtgttggtttctccatttatctATTGATAGATCGGCATAGACTGATTCCATACCTTGTTGGTTGTGACTAGTGGTGCTGTAAAGATGGACATCTAAATATTTTTGTGGCATGTTGATTTAGAATGCGTATGATAGATACCCAGGAATGATATAATTTGGTCATACAGTCATTCTATTAACCTTTTATTTAACTTCCACAGATGGCACTTTATTTAGATTAATAGACTTAAACTTTTGTATGTTTAGCAAGATAGGCATCATTATAATTATTGTATTGCATTTAATAGGAGAAAGATCAGTCTCAAAAAGACTCATGTTTGGTCTATATTCTTACCGTCCTGAATGTACACAGTATTATCTGGTCTTGGAAGGAAATTAGAGTTAATGATGGCAAGTACTGTGTGAGAGTAACAGTGATTTAAAGAGTAAATGACATGTAAGAATTGGAGGACTTTAGGGCTTGAGAATCTAATCTTGTAACATCCACATATATGTGCAACATACTTATATGCATTCTACAGATGCacatgtatttatacacatacCTAAGGTTAAACCTACATGCATGGGATGTAAATGAATGTATAGAAGAACACACATGCCCATCTGTACCGGTGCAGTCATTAGAAAATTACTTTGATGCATACCTACTACACAAGACAACATAGGTACATGTTTCATGGCATGCTCCTTAGGCATGTTACTGATCCTttcagtgcctcagtttccctgactGTTAAATAGGACAGGTAAAAATAGTAAAACTGAACTGGAGTCAATGTGAAGGGTTTAGCAGAGGGAATAGtgcacataaaattataaatagacAATTATCAAGGCAATAGGACAATAATCATATTATACAGGTAGAATTTTCAGCTTTCATTTTCCATCTACTTGTCTCCCTGAAAGAAAGCCATACTGTAACCCTTGGTTTTTGATCTGGTTTGAAATATCAGATGTGGATTCCATCAGGTTGAGGAGTTCCAATCAGAAAACAGTTGGTTCTTCCCATATCATGCTTATAACTGTTACACACCAGTAACAGTGTATTTGCAAGAATACATAACTGAATGAAGTGGTTGGTAATAACTGCCCTGTATTAGCCTTCCTAGCACCATCTTGCACTACAAAATCTAAGATAACATGGATGAAACTTTAAGCTCACTCCCAACTTGATTTTTCTATGCCCTATCAACAAAGCTTGTGGATGACTTCAGCAACATCTGGGCCTACAATTGAGGAAATGAATTTTATGGAGGCTGGAATAACTTCAGTCTCTTTATCACTGTATAAGTCTTTCATTCCCCCTCATCTTCAACAGTATTAATATTCATTTACtttcttgatgatgatgatgatagacttTCTAAACAGGATGAGTTAGGAGCCATCCTAACTAGGGAGGAGAAAGTTACAATGAAAGTTTCAaggcatagaaaaagaaaataaaagatgctAGACCATAGAAAGATGTTCctggattgacagaattaatatgAAAGTGGTCACTCTACCAAAATTAAGCCATAAATTTAACGCAATGTCTATCAaagtaaatataccatat
It contains:
- the LOC127677690 gene encoding taste receptor type 2 member 106 encodes the protein MLTIAEGILLCFATSGSVLGVLGNGFILCANCINCVTQKFSTAGFIFTGLAICRICVICIIMSDGYLKLFSPHMVASDAHIIVIAYLWMITNHTSTWFATSLNLFYLLKIANFSHYIFFCLKRRINTIFIFLLGCLLISWSVAFPQIVKMLHVKMQHRNTSWQLYLSKSEFIVNHILLNLGAIFFFIVSIITCFLLIISLWKHNRKMQLYVSRFKSLKTEVHLKVMKVLISFIILFILHFIGIFRETFSFLEYKSKLLFILGLIISCLYPCCHSFILILANSQLKQASLKALKQFICHKKDTDVKVTW